Below is a window of Culturomica massiliensis DNA.
GCAATTTTTTATATTACATAAACGACCTGCTTACGATCGTATTTATCGTAGAATGCATTACGATCGCCCAATACGCAAAGATTTATGATTCCGAATTGAAAATTTTAAAATATCTTTTTCTGGGATATCTACTCCTATCTTTAGCATATGCTGCATTTTCCAATAATTACGAAGAAAGCAGGTTCTTAGGCCTCATGCAAGGGACTAATTTGTCCGCTTCTGTCAGTATGATCCTGCTTGTCTTGGTATGGGAAATCGAAAAGCTGAAAAACAAAAATATTTTCCTGCTTCTTTTTTTAACGGGTATTTTTTTCTCTTTTATCTTCTTATACAAAACCCGTACGCTTTTGTTTGCCCTCCCTTATTTTATTTATCAATATACTAAATATTGGAACGTTAAAAAGGTAATCATTTGGGGAGGAATTATCGCTATCCCCCTCATCCTGTACAATTATAAGAACCTGATATTTGAAAATTTCAGACTGGCAGAAGACAGTTCTTTTATAACCAGATTTTCACTTTATTCCTATATGTATGAGAATCTGGCAAAAAGCCATTTTATTCTCCCTCATGGGTTTAATTCTGCCAATAACCTGATATACAATTATAGCGGAGAAAATAATTACGTTCACAACGATCTGTTTAAATATCTCTACGATTGGGGAGGTATATTTCTGATCTACATTTTTTTTATCATTAAAAGAATAATAAAACCATTCGATTGGAATATGGCTTTTATTCTTCTTCTGGTTTTAGCCAATTCATTTCATAATATGCTTTTTTCGGTTTATATCTGGATTCCTTTTACGATCATCCTCCTTATAAACAAATCCGGTAACCCTTTCATACCTAAAGGGAACATTCCTGTGGTTCCGAACCTTTAGAAGCTATTTCAAAAAATATATATACTCCCTCTTTTTTGTCGTTTGTCCTTTAAGTCCTTTACTTATGGAAAGAATATACACTATTTTTAACCGTAAACTTCCGGACAGTTTACAAGATTTGCTCCCTGGTCCCGGAAATGTCATAACATTTCTAAATCCTTATTCCTTATACAAAGCCAATGAGAAGCCGGAATTATACCAGGAATTTTCCTATATAGCTTCAGACGGTATTTTACCCTTAATGCTTCAACGGATTTTCGGTATCCGTAAATCACAGCGTTATTCATTTGATATGAGCGGTATCGCAGGACAAGTTTTTACTTATGCGGCTCAGAATCATCTGAAAATTTATTTTATCGGTTCTCGCCGCGAACAAATCGATCAGTTTATCGGTCTGCTGACTACTGCTTATCCTTCTTTATCCGTTGCCGGATGGCGGGACGGATATATAAAAGGAGAAGAAGAAAAGAGTTGTCAAACCATTCTGGCATGCAATCCGGATATTGTTATTGTCGGTATGGGAACTCCTCTGCAGGATGAATTCGCTATACGCCTGAAACATATGTCGTTTAAAGGGACAATATATACATGTGGCGGGTTTATGCATCAGGCAACTCAGAAATTAGAATATTTTCCTCCTTGGATCAACAAACTACATCTGAGAGCTTTTTATCGTCTTTATAAAGAGCCGTATGTACGTAGACGGATCCTTTTATATTATCCGAAATTCATTTTCCAATATTCCTGGTTTCTGTTAAAAAACAGAAAATCATTAAAATAACCCTATCATGAATATTCTTATTACAGGAATCCACGGTTTTGTAGGTTCCAATCTTGTTATGGCCTTGGGTAAGGAACATGTGTTGTATGGGCTGGATATTGTTGCTCCGGAAAAAAAAGGAGTATTAAAGACTTTTTCGTGGAAGGATGTGGAGGCAGGACAATTGCCGGTTGTAGATGTGATAATCCACCTGGCCGGGAAAGCACACGATACGAAAAATACGGCTCAGGCCCAGGAGTATTTCGATATTAATACCGGACTGACGAAAAAGATTTTCGATTTCTTTCTGGCTTTCAGAACTCAGAAATTTATTTTTTTCAGTTCCGTAAAAGCAGCTGCTGACTTTGTCGTAGGTGATGTACTGACAGAAGCGGTCATTCCGTGTCCTAAAGGCCCGTATGGTGAAAGTAAAATTGCTGCGGAAGATTATATCCTTTCCCAAAAAGAAAAATGGGAAAACCGGAAACAAGTATACATATTAAGACCCTGTATGATCCACGGGCCAGGGAATAAGGGCAACCTGAACCTATTGTATAATCTGGTGAAAAAAGGCTTGCCCTGGCCATTAGGCGATTTTGAAAACAGGCGGTCATTCACATCCATCGACAACCTTTGCTATATAATCGACGGATTGATTCAAAAAAATGTCATTTCCGGAATTTATCATATCGCGGACGACGAATCCCTATCTACCAATGAATTAATCGAAATCATGTGTAACGTGATGGGGAAAAAACCGCATATCTGGAAAGTCAATAAAGGGTTTATGACGGGATGCGCCCGATTGGGCAGTGTCATGCATCTGCCCTTAAATTTAGAAAGGCTTCAAAAACTGACCGAAAATTACGTAGTGTCGAATGCCAAAATAAAAGCAGCGTTGGAGATCGACCGGATGCCTGTACACGCCAGAGAAGGACTCGAAAAAACAATCCGGAGTTTCCAGTAATAAATAAAAAATTGAGGAATATTTAAAATTCCACAAAACATCCGCTCCAGTGCGTTATTTATCTCATTTTAGTATGTATTATCTGTTTATTTTTCTTCTGTTATTATGCGCAGAATTGATTTACTTCCGCATAGCAGATCGATTTAACATTATCGACAAACCGAGCGCAAGAGGATCACATACCCGGATCACCCTGCGGGGGGGCGGAATTGTTTTCTATTTCGGTGTATTATTGTATTTTTTTACCCACCATTTCGAATATCCTTGGTTTGTACTAGCGTTAACCCTGATCGCAGGTATCAGTTTTATCGACGATATACGATCGGTATCCCAAAAAGTCCGATTGATATTTCATTTTACAGCCATGCTGCTACTGTTTTACCAATGGGGTATCGCTTCACTCCCCTGGTGGTATATTCCTGTTGCACTTATTGTATGTACGGGAATTATCAACGCCTATAATTTTATGGACGGAATAAACGGGATTACGGGAGGCTATAGTCTGGTTATATTAGGCTGTCTGACCTACATCAATGAATTTCGGATTACCTTTATCGAATCGCAATTTCTATGGATCATATTACTTGCCGTAACCGTCTTCAATATTTTCAACTTCCGGAATAAGGCCAAATGTTTTGCCGGGGATGTCGGTTCTGTGAGTATTGCTTTTATTATCCTGTTTTTATTGGGAAAATTGATTATTCTCACCCAGGATACAAGTTATATCATACTATTAAGTGTCTATGGTGTCGACAGTATTCTTACAATCATTCATCGGCTGATCCTGCATGAAAATATAGGCCTTCCCCACCGCAAACACTTATACCAGTTAATGGCGAACGAATTAAAAATTCCGCATACGGCCGTTGCCGGATGTTATATGTTACTCCAGGTGTGTATATTTGCAGGATATATTGTTTTTTATAACTACCGTTTTTGGTATTTAGGTGCAATCATTTTAATTTTATGCTGTGGTTATATAGGATTCATGAAAAAATATTTTCATCTCCATATAAATAAACATTAGTTGTAGTTTACAAGTAAAAAATAATTCAGTCCGTAAATGACATACTGGGACGGACTCATTGTGTAATTTATGAATAAACCAAATGATGATTTTACTTATAAGTTTAAAATTCACATAGTGACTTATTGATAGTGTAACTTTATATCCCAATCGCAGATCAAACATAAAATACATTTATAAAATGGAAATCATCGAAGATCAATTACTCGATCAGGTAAGTAGAAAAGCTAAGGAGAACCAACGTCTGAGAATGAATTATAACTTTCATACTTCTCCGGAAGCCGGAGCACAACGTCTGCTAAATGCCCTGGAACCCGGAACCGAACTACCGATACACCGGCATACACATACGGCAGAAACTTATTTAGTAATAAGAGGCAAAATCAAAGTACTCCTTTATAACGATATGAAACAAATTACCGACACTGTCGTGCTTGATCCGTTACAGGGAAATTACGGTGTAAATATTCCCATAGGGCAATGGCATACCTTGGAAGTATTAGCATCCGGGACTGTTATTTTTGAGGTCAAAGACGGTCCTTATACGCCTATTTCGGAAGAAAATATTTTAATATAGCGAAAACACCGATCCGTCATTACTGAAAAGCATACCAATTCTCAACGGTATGCTTTTTTTAATATCTTCATATTTCAAATATATTTACGATATTTGTACAATAGTATATAAACGAATATTTACGGAATCTAAACGATATATGAAAAAAACAGCGTTAATTACAGGAATTACGGGACAGGACGGATCGTTTTTGGCTGAATTCCTGATTGAGAAAGGATATGAAGTACATGGGATTATGAGACGGTCGTCGTCTTTCAATACGGCACGGATTGAACATTTATATCTGGATGAATGGGTACGGGATATGAAACAACAACGGTTGATCAATCTGCATTACGGCGACATGACAGACTCGAGTTCGTTAATACGGATTATTCAATTGGTACAACCCGATGAAATATACAACCTGGCAGCACAAAGTCATGTAAAAGTCAGTTTTGATGTACCGGAATACACCGCCGACTCCGACGCCGTAGGTACTTTACGTTTGCTGGAGGCCGTACGGATTCTTGGGCTGGAAAAAAAGACCCGGATATACCAGGCTTCGACTTCGGAATTATTCGGTTTGGTACAGGAAGTACCGCAAAAAGAAACCACCCCCTTCTATCCCCGTAGTCCTTATGGTGTTGCCAAACAATACGGTTTCTGGATTACTAAAAACTACCGGGAAGCTTACGGTATGTTTGCCGTAAACGGTATTCTTTTCAATCACGAAAGCGAACGCCGGGGCGAAACATTCGTTACCCGCAAAATTACCCTGGCAGCCAGCCGCATCGTACAAGGATTTCAGGATAAATTATACGTAGGAAATCTAAACTCTCTGCGTGACTGGGGATATGCCAAAGATTATGTGGAATGTATGTGGCTGATGCTGCAACACGAAACTCCGGAGGATTTTGTCATTGCAACAGGACAGATGCACTCCGTACGGGATTTCTGTACTCTGGCTTTTAAAGAAGCAGGTATAGAATTGGAATGGCAAGGAAACGGAATAGATGAAAAAGGAATAGACCAGAAAACAGGAAAAACACTGGTAGAAGTCGATCCGAAATATTTCCGGCCGACAGAAGTAGACCAATTGCTGGGAGATCCGACCAAAGCCAAAACCCTGTTAAAATGGAATCCGACTAAGACTTCTTTCGAAGAGTTAGTACATATCATGGTTGAGCATGATATGCGGTTTGTGAAAAAATTGTATAAAAAAGCAGAATAAGACGTAAGATTATTCGGATTTTTTCAAAAATAAACAGATATCTGATAATCCGGAGTAAATTATAATAATGGAAAAGACAAGTAAAATATACGTTGCCGGACATAAAGGACTGGTCGGTTCTGCTATATGGCAAAATTTACAGACGAAAGGTTATACAAATCTGATCGGGAAAAGCCATAAAGAGTTAGATTTACTGGACGGAGTTGCCGTACGGGAATTTTTCGACCGGGAAAAACCGGAATACGTATTTCTGGCAGCAGCATATGTCGGCGGCATTATGGCAAACAACATTTACCGGGCTGATTTTATTTACCGGAATCTGCAAATTCAGCAAAACATCATTGGAGAAAGTTTTCGGCATAAAGTTAAAAAACTCTTGTTTCTGGGCAGCACCTGCATTTATCCGCGGGATGCCGGACAACCGATGAAAGAAGAAGCTCTTCTCACATCACCCCTGGAATATACAAACGAACCTTACGCCATTGCGAAAATTGCAGGACTGAAGATGTGCGAGAGCTTCAATCTGCAATACGATACCAATTATATCGCCGTTATGCCGACCAATTTATACGGACCGAATGACAATTTCGACCTGGAACGAAGCCACGTATTACCGGCGATGATCCGGAAAATACATTTGGGGCGATACCTGCATGAAGAGAATTGGGAAGCAGTACGTTATGATCTGAATAAACGTCCCGTAGAAGGAGTCGATGGGAACGCTCCGCAAGAGACTATCTTAGCAATTCTGGCTAAATACGGTATTACAACGTCTGCTGTGGAACTGTGGGGAACCGGCAAGCCTCTGCGTGAATTCCTATGGAGTGAAGAAATGGCAGATGCCTGCGTATTTATTATGGAAAGAGTCGACTTTCAGGATCTCAAAGGCAATTCTCCGGAAATACGTAACTGCCACATCAATATCGGAACGGGTAAAGAATTGACGATTGCCGAACTGGCAAATCTGATCGTAAAAGAAGTTGGTTACAAAGGAACATTACGTTTCAACGCAGAAAAACCCGACGGAACAATGCGTAAGTTAACGGATGTCGGCAAACTGCATAAATTAGGATGGCACCATAAAATAGAAATCGGAGAAGGGATTAAAAAAATGTACGAATGGTATAAGAGCGAGAATTGTAAATTGTAGATTTTAGATTGCCACACGAATTAGCTCTTAAAAATTGACGATTGGATACAGGGAATATACCCGGGTGTGTTATGACAAATAAAGCAGGATGAAAAAATTGTTGTCGTTACCGGCAAATTTAGTCGGTTACTTTCACAAATTGCAAAACGCAGACCGGCAGGAATGGTTTTGTACTTCAGACCCAACCGATCATAAATTAGGTTCGGGAGGCGGGACAAGCTGGCTATTGGAAAAATGCAGGGAAAACGATGCACCTCATAAACCGTTTAACGATTGGCTGAAACAGGAAAAACGAATTCTCCTGCATGCCGGAGGCCAAAGCCGAAGACTTCCGGGATATGCCCCTTCAGGTAAGATTTTGACACCGATCCCGGTATTCCGTTGGGCAACGGGACAATGTTTCGACCAGAATTTATTGTCTTTGCAACTTCCCCTTTACGAAAAAATGATGGAAATTGCCCCGCAAGGTCTACATACCCTCATTGCCAGCGGGGATGTTTATATACGTAACAACGAACCTTTACAAGAGATTCCCCAAGCCGATGTCATCTGTTACGGATTATGGACTGATCCGTCCATAGCCACCAATCACGGGGTTTTCATAGCCTCCCGGGAAAATCCGGACGTACTGGACTATATGTTGCAAAAACCATCTGTAAAAGAACTAGGGCAACTTATGGCCACACATCTGTTCCTGATGGATATCGGGATTTGGATATTGAGTGATAAAGCGGTCGAATTACTGATAAAGCGGTCGCATAGCAGTAGCAATAAAGAATTCCGGTATTACGATCTATATTCGGATTTCGGTCTGACATTGGGAATGCATCCTAAAATCAACGATCCGGAACTAAATACACTGAGCGTAGCCATTCTACCCCTGCCGGGCGGAGAGTTTTACCATTACGGGACAAGCCGGGAACTGATATCATCGACGCTTGCGGTACAAAACCGGGTACACGACCAACGGATGATTGTACAACGCCATGTAAAACCTCATCCGGCCATGTTTGTACAAAATGCAGAGATCGAAATTCCGCTTACTGCCGACAACTCCAATCTCTGGATAGAAAACAGCCACCTCGGTAAAGGTTGGAAAATTCACAATCAACATCTGTTCACCGGTATACCGCGAAACGAATGGACCATAGAGATACCGGCAGGCGTATGTATCGATATCGTACCGATCGGAGAAAAAGCCTATGCCATTCGTCCCTATGGTTTTAATGACGCTTTTAAAGGTCCGCTGGACCATCCGTCAACCCTTTTTATGGGACATCCATTCAAACAATGGCTGGAAACAAGAAACTTAAGCTGGCCGACCAGTCTGTTGAACCCGGATACCGATATCCAATCTGCCGCTCTTTTTCCGGTATCTCATTCAATAGAAGAAGCCGAAGAGATACTCAAATGGATGATCCATACTCCCGGTTCAGACACAGGTAAAGCATTGTGGTTGAAATCCCGACGGCTTTCTGCCGATACTATTTCTGCCCAAGCGAATCTGATACGATTATTCGGGCAACGCAAAGAATTTCAAATTAAAAATTGGAGTTTTCTGGCTAAGAATTACGAAAAAAGTGTATTCTATCAACTGAATCTGATGGATGCTGCCCAAGAATTCGTAACCAATCACATCGATCTGCCGCACCCTCTCCCTTCCGGTTGTAACCGGATGACCCGGATACGTGATCACATGTTCAGAGCCAAGGTTTTACAATTATCCGGAAAAGAATTTTTACCGGAGGAAAACAAAGCTTTTGCACTACTTCGGGAAGGCCTGATCGAATCCGTACACTCTCAAAAATTATCTCCCGGCAGATCTGTATATGCAGATCAAATTGTATGGAGCCGCAGTCCGGTACGCATAGACCTGGCCGGAGGCTGGACAGATACCCCTCCCTATTGTCTGAATGAAGGCGGCCGGGTTGTCAACATTG
It encodes the following:
- the gmd gene encoding GDP-mannose 4,6-dehydratase, producing the protein MKKTALITGITGQDGSFLAEFLIEKGYEVHGIMRRSSSFNTARIEHLYLDEWVRDMKQQRLINLHYGDMTDSSSLIRIIQLVQPDEIYNLAAQSHVKVSFDVPEYTADSDAVGTLRLLEAVRILGLEKKTRIYQASTSELFGLVQEVPQKETTPFYPRSPYGVAKQYGFWITKNYREAYGMFAVNGILFNHESERRGETFVTRKITLAASRIVQGFQDKLYVGNLNSLRDWGYAKDYVECMWLMLQHETPEDFVIATGQMHSVRDFCTLAFKEAGIELEWQGNGIDEKGIDQKTGKTLVEVDPKYFRPTEVDQLLGDPTKAKTLLKWNPTKTSFEELVHIMVEHDMRFVKKLYKKAE
- a CDS encoding MraY family glycosyltransferase; protein product: MYYLFIFLLLLCAELIYFRIADRFNIIDKPSARGSHTRITLRGGGIVFYFGVLLYFFTHHFEYPWFVLALTLIAGISFIDDIRSVSQKVRLIFHFTAMLLLFYQWGIASLPWWYIPVALIVCTGIINAYNFMDGINGITGGYSLVILGCLTYINEFRITFIESQFLWIILLAVTVFNIFNFRNKAKCFAGDVGSVSIAFIILFLLGKLIILTQDTSYIILLSVYGVDSILTIIHRLILHENIGLPHRKHLYQLMANELKIPHTAVAGCYMLLQVCIFAGYIVFYNYRFWYLGAIILILCCGYIGFMKKYFHLHINKH
- a CDS encoding WbuC family cupin fold metalloprotein, which encodes MEIIEDQLLDQVSRKAKENQRLRMNYNFHTSPEAGAQRLLNALEPGTELPIHRHTHTAETYLVIRGKIKVLLYNDMKQITDTVVLDPLQGNYGVNIPIGQWHTLEVLASGTVIFEVKDGPYTPISEENILI
- a CDS encoding NAD-dependent epimerase/dehydratase family protein, with protein sequence MNILITGIHGFVGSNLVMALGKEHVLYGLDIVAPEKKGVLKTFSWKDVEAGQLPVVDVIIHLAGKAHDTKNTAQAQEYFDINTGLTKKIFDFFLAFRTQKFIFFSSVKAAADFVVGDVLTEAVIPCPKGPYGESKIAAEDYILSQKEKWENRKQVYILRPCMIHGPGNKGNLNLLYNLVKKGLPWPLGDFENRRSFTSIDNLCYIIDGLIQKNVISGIYHIADDESLSTNELIEIMCNVMGKKPHIWKVNKGFMTGCARLGSVMHLPLNLERLQKLTENYVVSNAKIKAALEIDRMPVHAREGLEKTIRSFQ
- a CDS encoding WecB/TagA/CpsF family glycosyltransferase; its protein translation is MERIYTIFNRKLPDSLQDLLPGPGNVITFLNPYSLYKANEKPELYQEFSYIASDGILPLMLQRIFGIRKSQRYSFDMSGIAGQVFTYAAQNHLKIYFIGSRREQIDQFIGLLTTAYPSLSVAGWRDGYIKGEEEKSCQTILACNPDIVIVGMGTPLQDEFAIRLKHMSFKGTIYTCGGFMHQATQKLEYFPPWINKLHLRAFYRLYKEPYVRRRILLYYPKFIFQYSWFLLKNRKSLK
- a CDS encoding bifunctional fucokinase/fucose-1-phosphate guanylyltransferase, which codes for MKKLLSLPANLVGYFHKLQNADRQEWFCTSDPTDHKLGSGGGTSWLLEKCRENDAPHKPFNDWLKQEKRILLHAGGQSRRLPGYAPSGKILTPIPVFRWATGQCFDQNLLSLQLPLYEKMMEIAPQGLHTLIASGDVYIRNNEPLQEIPQADVICYGLWTDPSIATNHGVFIASRENPDVLDYMLQKPSVKELGQLMATHLFLMDIGIWILSDKAVELLIKRSHSSSNKEFRYYDLYSDFGLTLGMHPKINDPELNTLSVAILPLPGGEFYHYGTSRELISSTLAVQNRVHDQRMIVQRHVKPHPAMFVQNAEIEIPLTADNSNLWIENSHLGKGWKIHNQHLFTGIPRNEWTIEIPAGVCIDIVPIGEKAYAIRPYGFNDAFKGPLDHPSTLFMGHPFKQWLETRNLSWPTSLLNPDTDIQSAALFPVSHSIEEAEEILKWMIHTPGSDTGKALWLKSRRLSADTISAQANLIRLFGQRKEFQIKNWSFLAKNYEKSVFYQLNLMDAAQEFVTNHIDLPHPLPSGCNRMTRIRDHMFRAKVLQLSGKEFLPEENKAFALLREGLIESVHSQKLSPGRSVYADQIVWSRSPVRIDLAGGWTDTPPYCLNEGGRVVNIAIELNGQPPIQVYIKPNPANRIILRSIDLGAMEVITTYEELHHFTKVGSPFSIPKAALVLSGFSPDFSDIKYSSLEEQLQTIGGGLEITLLSAIPAGSGLGTSSVLAATILGALSDFCGMGWDKNEICRRTLILEQLLTTGGGWQDQFGGVLQGIKCIETQQGFEQSPSVKWLPDMLFTEPEYKSCHLLYYTGITRTAKNILAEIVKGMFLNETKHLHLLKEMKEHAADLSDAIQKGCFPTLGTLVKKTWTQNKALDRGTNPEAIEALIRQIDDYALGYKLPGAGGGGYLYMIAKDPEAAVKIKRTLTQNPPNKLARFVEMTLSKKGLQISRS
- a CDS encoding GDP-L-fucose synthase family protein, translated to MEKTSKIYVAGHKGLVGSAIWQNLQTKGYTNLIGKSHKELDLLDGVAVREFFDREKPEYVFLAAAYVGGIMANNIYRADFIYRNLQIQQNIIGESFRHKVKKLLFLGSTCIYPRDAGQPMKEEALLTSPLEYTNEPYAIAKIAGLKMCESFNLQYDTNYIAVMPTNLYGPNDNFDLERSHVLPAMIRKIHLGRYLHEENWEAVRYDLNKRPVEGVDGNAPQETILAILAKYGITTSAVELWGTGKPLREFLWSEEMADACVFIMERVDFQDLKGNSPEIRNCHINIGTGKELTIAELANLIVKEVGYKGTLRFNAEKPDGTMRKLTDVGKLHKLGWHHKIEIGEGIKKMYEWYKSENCKL